One segment of Candidatus Bathyarchaeia archaeon DNA contains the following:
- a CDS encoding carboxypeptidase-like regulatory domain-containing protein, translating to MDRKLLATFAVALFLLSALMPASAHFTLGELDGTITRGVKYDGPYTGWYSGTGVNTHREGPLGYVFPGAGLWSESLYGGPWRWGYGYFPGSDQIHGYDPLGLRLHRGGNHYSPWESILTSVDMNWDGKYEYESKGDLIIALNYSAPNGDQSVTPPVYTTVAIYIPAAFDAYGRYTGEGFIPPVDWAKGDTSNILTTLTNDYERIWVGKADDKDPFGPGWWVVHIRWVYIDWRGTENMTRWYYIRLNGMTAPTVAGKYFFKIFLGTDSAPYWNAWPTQADAYVSQRSLPGGLLGGGLRPMPAENWPCLIVKGEVDPAYIYGVVRFGGLNPALYGKPVNLAGKVVAEGEAIDPYKWPSIVKTGRKVKAVAYFNETAHGRYALEGVAPGIYTIKASCAGYPEGAEWQITVGPGQSYSHDFYLTPGAVIWGDIFSKCGLGEIPWP from the coding sequence ATGGATAGGAAGTTGCTAGCGACGTTCGCCGTTGCCCTGTTCCTATTGTCGGCCTTGATGCCCGCGAGCGCCCATTTCACATTGGGCGAGCTCGATGGGACGATAACGAGGGGCGTTAAGTACGATGGCCCATACACGGGCTGGTACTCCGGTACTGGCGTAAATACCCATAGGGAGGGCCCATTGGGCTACGTATTCCCGGGCGCCGGCCTTTGGTCCGAGAGCCTCTACGGAGGCCCTTGGAGATGGGGCTATGGCTATTTCCCGGGCTCGGACCAGATCCACGGCTATGACCCGCTTGGGCTCCGCCTCCATAGGGGCGGGAACCATTATTCGCCATGGGAATCGATCCTGACGTCCGTTGACATGAACTGGGACGGCAAATATGAGTACGAGAGCAAGGGCGATTTGATAATAGCCCTGAACTACAGCGCGCCGAATGGCGACCAAAGCGTTACACCGCCCGTATACACCACCGTTGCCATATACATACCCGCTGCCTTCGATGCCTATGGCCGATACACGGGCGAGGGCTTCATACCGCCCGTGGATTGGGCCAAGGGCGATACGAGCAACATCCTAACGACCTTGACGAACGATTACGAAAGGATATGGGTAGGGAAGGCGGATGACAAGGACCCGTTCGGGCCGGGCTGGTGGGTCGTCCACATCAGATGGGTTTATATCGACTGGAGGGGAACTGAAAACATGACTAGGTGGTACTACATACGCCTCAACGGCATGACCGCGCCGACGGTGGCCGGCAAATACTTCTTCAAGATCTTCCTCGGCACCGACAGCGCTCCATATTGGAACGCTTGGCCAACGCAGGCCGATGCCTACGTGAGCCAGAGGTCGTTGCCTGGAGGGCTCCTCGGCGGCGGCCTCAGGCCGATGCCGGCCGAGAATTGGCCATGCCTCATCGTGAAGGGCGAGGTCGACCCGGCGTATATCTATGGAGTCGTCAGGTTCGGAGGCCTTAACCCGGCCCTTTACGGGAAGCCCGTCAACTTGGCCGGGAAGGTCGTGGCCGAGGGAGAGGCCATAGACCCGTACAAATGGCCATCCATCGTCAAGACGGGCCGCAAGGTCAAGGCCGTCGCCTACTTCAACGAGACGGCCCATGGCCGCTACGCCCTCGAGGGCGTTGCGCCGGGCATATACACCATAAAGGCATCCTGCGCGGGCTATCCTGAGGGCGCGGAATGGCAAATCACAGTTGGCCCGGGCCAATCCTATAGCCACGACTTCTATTTGACGCCCGGTGCGGTCATATGGGGTGACATATTCTCCAAGTGCGGCTTGGGGGAGATCCCATGGCC
- a CDS encoding DUF3782 domain-containing protein — MGRRALGLKAEILDLLKRDEEFRYAVAGLIGLQEILRRLDGHEAELVRLREETGRIWEEIARLREDMNRLREDMITGFRRHDEILAKHGEEMAKLREDMIAGFRRHDEEIAKLREDMKEGFERMDRHISALGARWGLMSEEAFREGLKGILEKEFGAKVERWAGNDGEGIVYGYPSRVEVDIAIRDDKVILMEVMSHARASDVAAFWRKALAYERATGRKPSRLVIVTPYADGSAVEACLRRGIELYTKV; from the coding sequence ATGGGAAGGAGGGCCTTGGGCCTGAAGGCCGAGATCCTCGACCTATTGAAGCGCGATGAGGAGTTCCGCTATGCGGTCGCCGGCCTGATAGGCCTACAGGAGATACTGAGGCGCCTCGATGGGCATGAGGCCGAGCTTGTGAGGCTGAGGGAGGAAACGGGGAGGATATGGGAGGAGATCGCAAGGCTCAGGGAGGATATGAACAGGCTGAGGGAGGATATGATAACGGGGTTCAGGAGGCATGACGAGATCCTCGCCAAGCATGGGGAGGAGATGGCCAAGCTCAGGGAGGATATGATCGCCGGGTTCAGGAGGCATGATGAGGAAATCGCCAAGTTGAGGGAGGATATGAAGGAGGGCTTCGAGAGGATGGATAGGCACATATCGGCCCTTGGGGCGAGATGGGGCCTGATGAGCGAGGAGGCCTTCAGGGAGGGCCTGAAGGGCATTTTGGAGAAGGAGTTCGGGGCCAAGGTCGAGAGATGGGCCGGCAATGATGGGGAGGGGATCGTATACGGATATCCGAGCCGGGTCGAGGTCGACATCGCCATAAGGGATGACAAGGTCATCCTCATGGAGGTCATGTCCCACGCGAGGGCCTCGGATGTGGCCGCCTTTTGGAGGAAGGCCCTAGCCTATGAAAGGGCCACGGGGAGGAAGCCCTCGAGGCTCGTGATCGTTACGCCCTACGCCGATGGGAGCGCCGTGGAGGCTTGCCTGAGGCGCGGCATAGAACTCTATACCAAGGTGTAA
- a CDS encoding Lrp/AsnC ligand binding domain-containing protein — MAYLLIVAEVGKEYDIANRIRGMEGVTEARIVYGEFDIVARLEVPDLSVLDGIVTKMRGIPGIIKTSTLIASP, encoded by the coding sequence GTGGCGTATCTATTGATCGTGGCCGAGGTCGGGAAGGAGTACGATATAGCCAATCGGATAAGGGGCATGGAGGGCGTAACGGAGGCGAGGATCGTATATGGGGAGTTCGATATCGTCGCCAGGCTCGAGGTCCCGGACCTATCGGTCCTCGATGGCATAGTCACCAAGATGAGGGGCATACCGGGCATAATAAAGACCTCGACGTTGATCGCCTCCCCATAG
- a CDS encoding sodium:solute symporter family protein: protein MELPPGTISLAIIFGWLIISTIVGIMAGVLKKFSLAEWMVAERGISFLILYFAVAAEIYSAFTFLGLAGWAVTHGASILYAPAYFVTAYSTGFLLTAYYHRLGKKFGYLTEPDFFIDRYESRALGVLVALIGIFFLLPYIQLQILGTGIIVEVASYGAISRTPAILIAFICTAIFIFIGGYRGIAWTNFLQGIIMFIAAFVAIGVVFAAFGGIEPLFRKVLEVSPKHLLLPGARGIHGYPWYMSSLLLTTLGFWMFPHLVQRGYSAKQEKDIMRTCAWMSWYSILSLPIVFVGFAAIILFPGITGYKLPAPDYAVIESVKYFFNPWIVGLVGAGGLAAAISSGAGLIQCESGLVARNIIQRGIWPKASETATAWAARALSIIFTVICLFLALYYPQLLVYLLLVAYSGVVQFFPGWVFGLAWRRVTKAGVFAGMIAGVIVVLLTTFVWPDPLQIHSGIWGLFVNFLVTVPVSLATKPPSEETIRRIMSA, encoded by the coding sequence ATGGAGCTTCCCCCAGGGACGATATCGCTGGCGATAATCTTCGGCTGGCTGATAATCTCGACCATAGTGGGCATAATGGCCGGGGTCCTTAAGAAGTTCAGCCTCGCGGAGTGGATGGTGGCGGAGAGGGGCATATCGTTCCTAATACTCTACTTCGCCGTCGCGGCCGAGATCTACAGCGCCTTCACGTTCTTGGGCCTAGCGGGTTGGGCGGTTACGCACGGTGCCTCAATCCTTTACGCGCCCGCGTATTTCGTCACGGCCTATTCCACCGGCTTCCTCCTAACCGCTTATTACCATAGGCTTGGGAAGAAGTTCGGCTATTTGACAGAGCCGGACTTCTTCATAGATAGGTATGAGAGCAGGGCCTTGGGCGTATTGGTCGCCTTGATCGGTATATTCTTCCTGTTGCCCTACATCCAGCTCCAGATCCTAGGCACTGGCATAATCGTGGAGGTGGCAAGCTACGGGGCGATCTCCCGCACGCCCGCGATACTCATAGCCTTCATCTGCACGGCCATATTCATATTCATCGGCGGATATAGGGGAATAGCTTGGACGAACTTCCTGCAGGGCATCATAATGTTCATAGCGGCCTTCGTCGCCATAGGGGTCGTCTTCGCGGCCTTCGGGGGCATCGAGCCCCTCTTCAGGAAGGTCCTCGAAGTGAGCCCCAAGCATCTGCTCTTGCCCGGGGCAAGGGGGATCCACGGCTACCCCTGGTATATGTCGAGCCTTCTCCTAACGACGCTGGGCTTTTGGATGTTCCCGCACCTAGTCCAAAGGGGCTATTCCGCGAAGCAGGAGAAGGACATAATGCGGACGTGCGCTTGGATGTCCTGGTATTCGATCCTCTCCCTCCCGATAGTCTTCGTGGGCTTCGCGGCGATAATCCTCTTCCCGGGCATAACGGGCTATAAGCTCCCCGCCCCTGACTACGCCGTGATAGAATCTGTGAAGTATTTCTTCAATCCGTGGATCGTCGGCCTCGTCGGGGCTGGGGGGCTCGCGGCGGCCATATCGAGCGGCGCTGGGCTGATCCAATGCGAATCTGGCCTAGTGGCGAGGAACATCATCCAAAGGGGGATCTGGCCGAAGGCCAGCGAAACGGCCACGGCTTGGGCAGCGCGAGCGCTATCAATAATCTTCACGGTGATATGCCTCTTCTTGGCCCTATACTATCCTCAGCTGCTCGTCTACCTTCTCTTGGTGGCCTATAGCGGCGTAGTCCAATTCTTCCCGGGATGGGTTTTCGGCCTAGCTTGGAGAAGGGTCACCAAGGCGGGCGTATTCGCCGGGATGATAGCCGGCGTGATAGTGGTATTGCTGACGACGTTCGTTTGGCCCGATCCGCTCCAGATCCACTCTGGGATCTGGGGGCTCTTCGTCAACTTCTTGGTCACGGTGCCGGTGAGCTTGGCCACGAAGCCGCCATCGGAGGAGACGATAAGGCGGATCATGTCCGCTTGA
- a CDS encoding DUF3311 domain-containing protein, which produces MERKGMSKEKKAVIIAAIPPIVLILGAPFVNRIEPWVLGMPFFFFWHFVWLIIGPLFLTAAYLVRTRGG; this is translated from the coding sequence ATGGAAAGGAAGGGCATGTCCAAGGAGAAGAAAGCGGTGATAATCGCGGCAATACCGCCGATCGTCCTGATCCTCGGAGCGCCGTTCGTCAATAGGATTGAGCCCTGGGTCCTAGGGATGCCTTTCTTCTTCTTTTGGCACTTTGTTTGGCTGATAATAGGCCCATTGTTCCTAACGGCGGCTTACCTCGTTAGGACGAGGGGTGGATAG
- a CDS encoding M20 family metallopeptidase, with amino-acid sequence MPKDGGIEDYALSLLSDLIAIPSVNPPGEKYDEICRRIESALKELGFRTRIVEGVKGKPNLIGTLGEGRPALLFNGHVDVVPPGMGWETDPFKAVEKEGRIYGRGTSDMKGALAAMIAAVKKISDEGVALKGSLIFTATVDEETGGLDGLGYLVRKEGLRADYCLSGEPTGLNVCRCEKGVYWSRISVRGKAAHGSTPERGINAIEKMAKIISALQSIRFEKEHKILGRPTINIGVISGGTKINIVPDYCEILVDRRMLPAEDPGEVKGEIESALKAVKAQDPLVDYRIEDLLFADPFELPEDAPLVKMAVSAVEEALGRRPDITGLTGFTDARFTAVDAKIPSVLVGPGNIAQAHTANEFVEKKQILDAISVYATFLRRLLA; translated from the coding sequence ATGCCGAAGGATGGCGGGATCGAGGATTACGCCCTTTCGCTGCTCTCGGACCTAATAGCCATCCCATCAGTTAACCCCCCCGGCGAGAAATACGATGAGATCTGCCGCAGGATAGAATCGGCCCTCAAGGAGCTCGGGTTCAGGACGAGGATAGTTGAGGGCGTTAAGGGGAAGCCGAACCTGATCGGGACGTTGGGCGAGGGGAGGCCGGCCCTCCTCTTCAACGGCCACGTCGACGTCGTCCCGCCCGGGATGGGCTGGGAGACGGATCCATTCAAGGCTGTGGAGAAGGAGGGAAGGATCTACGGCAGGGGAACGTCGGATATGAAGGGCGCCCTCGCTGCCATGATAGCCGCCGTTAAGAAGATCTCGGATGAGGGAGTGGCCCTCAAGGGGTCCTTGATATTCACGGCCACCGTCGATGAGGAGACCGGCGGATTGGACGGCTTGGGATATTTGGTGCGCAAGGAGGGCCTCCGGGCCGATTATTGCCTATCCGGGGAGCCAACGGGGCTGAACGTTTGCAGATGCGAGAAGGGCGTATATTGGTCGAGGATAAGCGTGAGGGGCAAGGCGGCGCATGGCAGCACGCCCGAGCGCGGGATAAACGCCATAGAGAAGATGGCGAAGATAATCTCGGCCCTCCAATCCATAAGGTTCGAGAAGGAGCATAAGATCCTCGGGAGGCCGACGATAAACATAGGAGTCATATCCGGCGGGACCAAGATCAACATAGTCCCGGATTATTGCGAGATCTTGGTCGATAGGAGGATGCTGCCCGCCGAGGATCCGGGCGAGGTGAAGGGGGAGATAGAATCCGCCCTCAAGGCCGTGAAGGCCCAAGACCCATTGGTCGATTACAGGATCGAGGACCTCCTCTTCGCCGATCCATTCGAGCTGCCTGAGGATGCGCCGTTGGTGAAGATGGCCGTGAGCGCCGTGGAGGAGGCGCTGGGCAGGAGGCCCGATATAACGGGCCTGACGGGATTCACGGACGCTCGTTTCACCGCCGTCGATGCGAAGATCCCATCGGTCTTGGTGGGGCCCGGGAATATAGCGCAGGCCCATACAGCCAATGAGTTCGTTGAGAAGAAGCAGATCCTCGACGCCATATCCGTTTACGCGACCTTCCTGAGGAGGCTCTTGGCGTAA
- a CDS encoding anaerobic ribonucleoside-triphosphate reductase activating protein has translation MLIKGLKRTSLIEYPGKISAVIFVGGCNFRCAYCYNVDLVTRPDEIQTIDEGSILAFLRDRVGLLDAVCITGGEPTLQPDLGGFLRRVKAMGFLTKLETNGSRPRALKGLLEEGLLDLVAMDVKAPLRFDAYARVTPNITREDFEGVRESFELLKASDANVEFVTTAVPSLVGEAELLEIAKSIGQSKPYVIQQFKPGKCLDPSYSGLEPYSEQVLRGLAEKVCELARCSLRGLPQAGAKALRQIP, from the coding sequence ATGCTCATAAAGGGGCTCAAGAGGACCTCCCTCATAGAATATCCGGGCAAGATCTCCGCCGTGATCTTCGTCGGAGGTTGCAATTTCCGATGCGCCTATTGCTACAACGTTGATTTGGTGACAAGGCCCGATGAGATCCAGACGATCGATGAGGGCTCGATCCTCGCCTTCTTAAGGGATAGGGTAGGGCTATTGGACGCGGTCTGCATCACGGGCGGGGAGCCAACCCTCCAGCCGGATCTGGGGGGATTCCTCCGAAGGGTAAAAGCGATGGGATTCCTCACGAAGCTGGAGACGAACGGTTCGAGGCCCCGCGCCCTGAAGGGGCTTTTGGAGGAGGGCCTGCTCGACCTCGTGGCGATGGATGTAAAGGCGCCCCTGAGGTTCGATGCCTATGCTAGGGTAACGCCGAACATAACACGGGAGGACTTCGAGGGCGTAAGGGAGAGCTTCGAGCTCCTGAAGGCCTCCGATGCGAATGTGGAGTTCGTCACAACGGCGGTCCCTAGCCTCGTGGGGGAGGCCGAGCTTTTGGAGATAGCCAAATCGATCGGCCAATCCAAACCATACGTCATACAGCAATTCAAGCCCGGGAAATGCTTGGACCCGAGCTATTCGGGGCTGGAGCCTTATTCGGAGCAAGTCCTGAGGGGCCTCGCCGAGAAGGTCTGCGAGCTGGCCCGATGCTCCCTGAGGGGCCTTCCCCAAGCGGGGGCCAAGGCCCTTCGCCAAATCCCTTGA
- a CDS encoding ribonucleoside triphosphate reductase: MPLKIKKRDGSVVDFDPQKIRNAIRKAMVAVGIREEEPVERATSEVLRLVSEIYGRERMPSVEEIQDIVETALMKLGYFQVAKAYIIYREQHKRLRDAKNLFFNVGEVVNSYMARGDWRVSENANLGYSFSGLLWHATGTVMAHYALSYIYPKEVAEAHLSGDFHLHNLSMSIAGYCAGWNLRQLLLEGFNGVPGKVESKPPRHLRTALGQIVNFFGTLQNEWAGAQAFNSFDTFLAPFVRVDGLDYQQVKQAIQEFVFGVNISSRWGGQTPFTNITFDWRVPEDLKDEPAVVCGEVSGEPYGEYQEEMDLINKAFIEILTEGDMSGRVFTFPIPTYNITRDFDWDSENSKLLFEMTAKYGLPYFQNFVNSDLKPSDVRAMCCRLQLNLRELRKKTGGLFGSGESTGSIGVVTINMPRIGYLSKDDDDFFERLEALMELAKTSLEIKRKVVSRNIEQGLLPYTRRYLGNLKRHFSTIGLIGMNEACLNFLGTGIASKEGKEFSIRVLKFMREKLLEFQEETGNIYNLEATPGEGASYRLARLDREKYPDIITAGRDAPYYTNSTHLPVDATDDIFEALKHQEDLQILYTGGTVFHAFLGERIESGDGCALLVRRIAERFRIPYYTITPTFSICPVHGYLSGEHFECPSQHSEEELRRYGGRDASGRAFMPCEVYSRVVGYYRPVQLWNRGKQEEYARRLEYVVQ; encoded by the coding sequence ATGCCCCTCAAGATAAAGAAGAGGGACGGCTCCGTAGTGGACTTCGATCCCCAGAAGATAAGGAACGCCATAAGGAAGGCCATGGTGGCCGTTGGGATAAGGGAGGAGGAACCGGTCGAGAGGGCTACCTCAGAGGTCCTGAGGCTCGTTTCGGAGATATATGGGAGGGAGCGGATGCCATCGGTCGAGGAGATACAGGATATAGTCGAAACGGCCCTCATGAAGCTGGGCTATTTCCAAGTGGCGAAGGCCTATATAATCTATAGGGAGCAGCATAAGAGGCTGAGGGATGCCAAGAACCTCTTCTTCAACGTCGGGGAGGTAGTGAACTCCTATATGGCAAGGGGGGATTGGAGGGTCAGCGAGAACGCCAACTTGGGCTATTCGTTCTCGGGCCTGCTTTGGCATGCGACCGGTACGGTGATGGCCCATTACGCGCTGAGCTATATATATCCCAAGGAGGTGGCGGAGGCCCACCTCAGCGGGGACTTCCACCTCCATAATCTCTCCATGAGCATAGCCGGCTATTGCGCTGGGTGGAACCTGAGGCAATTGCTGCTCGAAGGCTTCAACGGGGTCCCAGGCAAGGTGGAATCGAAGCCGCCGAGGCATTTGAGAACCGCGCTGGGCCAAATAGTGAACTTCTTCGGCACCCTCCAGAACGAATGGGCCGGCGCGCAAGCGTTCAACTCCTTTGATACGTTCCTAGCACCCTTCGTGAGGGTGGATGGGCTGGATTATCAACAGGTAAAGCAAGCGATCCAAGAGTTCGTTTTCGGGGTGAACATATCGTCAAGGTGGGGCGGCCAAACGCCGTTCACGAACATAACCTTCGATTGGAGGGTCCCTGAGGACCTCAAGGATGAGCCCGCCGTAGTATGCGGGGAGGTATCCGGGGAGCCCTACGGAGAATATCAGGAGGAGATGGACCTCATAAACAAGGCATTCATAGAGATCCTCACGGAGGGCGATATGAGCGGGAGAGTTTTCACGTTCCCAATACCAACTTACAATATAACTAGGGATTTCGATTGGGATTCGGAGAACTCGAAGCTCCTCTTCGAGATGACCGCCAAGTACGGCCTCCCGTATTTCCAGAATTTCGTGAACAGCGATTTGAAGCCCAGCGATGTGAGGGCAATGTGCTGCAGGCTTCAATTGAACCTGAGGGAACTCAGGAAGAAGACCGGAGGATTGTTCGGGTCTGGGGAATCCACGGGCAGCATAGGGGTCGTGACGATTAACATGCCCAGGATAGGATATCTCTCCAAGGACGATGACGATTTCTTCGAAAGGCTGGAGGCCCTCATGGAGCTGGCGAAGACCTCCTTGGAGATAAAGAGGAAGGTCGTCTCGAGGAATATAGAGCAGGGCCTTCTGCCTTATACGAGGCGGTACTTGGGGAACCTCAAGCGCCATTTCTCCACGATAGGCCTCATAGGGATGAATGAGGCTTGCCTGAACTTCCTCGGGACCGGCATAGCCTCGAAGGAGGGGAAGGAGTTCTCCATAAGGGTCCTGAAATTCATGAGGGAGAAGCTCCTCGAATTTCAGGAGGAGACTGGGAACATATACAACTTGGAGGCGACGCCCGGGGAGGGCGCATCATATAGGCTGGCGAGGCTGGATAGGGAGAAGTATCCAGACATAATCACGGCCGGCCGCGATGCGCCCTATTATACGAACTCGACCCATCTGCCGGTCGATGCCACCGATGACATCTTCGAGGCCTTGAAGCATCAGGAGGACCTGCAAATCCTTTACACGGGCGGGACGGTGTTCCACGCCTTCCTCGGCGAGCGGATCGAGTCTGGGGATGGCTGTGCCCTGTTGGTCAGGAGGATAGCCGAGAGGTTCAGGATCCCATATTATACCATAACGCCTACCTTCAGCATATGCCCAGTCCATGGCTACTTATCCGGGGAGCATTTCGAATGCCCCTCGCAACACTCGGAGGAGGAACTGAGGCGATATGGGGGCAGGGACGCCAGCGGAAGGGCCTTCATGCCATGCGAGGTCTACAGCAGAGTCGTGGGCTATTATAGACCAGTTCAGCTATGGAACCGGGGCAAGCAGGAGGAGTACGCGAGAAGGCTGGAGTACGTGGTCCAATGA
- a CDS encoding DNA topoisomerase IV subunit A, whose product MRGSKPSAKERREAVLQALRRIGSDIYDQIVRREFPRIKMPSRSTSNIFYDKELKQYVLGDKHIIRSAKNIRHIRPFTQMVWVASFVEELVRSNKTSTLRDVFYSAQAYEMNFVDQAESDSIITDLESVSGLAREDFNVFPEERSAIFGDLTIEYTVPGYEGRRLNLTSHPDGVMIGPALTNSEFVECGADKLIVLEKGALFTRFIEEKVHERFKALIIQTAGQAPRSTRTLIRRLNEELGLPVLILTDGDPWGMHIAMVIISGSANAAHLRKLNTPNAVWGGVWATDIIDYKLPSDPLTDLDLKRLEELQRDPRYGDDPWKREIRTFFKIRRKAEQEAFSRYGLTYIVDEYLPKKLELIEGS is encoded by the coding sequence TTGAGGGGATCTAAGCCATCGGCGAAGGAGAGGAGGGAGGCGGTCCTCCAAGCCCTGAGGAGGATCGGTTCCGATATATATGATCAGATAGTGAGGCGCGAGTTCCCCCGCATCAAGATGCCGAGCAGATCGACCTCCAACATCTTCTACGATAAGGAACTCAAGCAGTACGTCCTCGGGGACAAGCATATAATCAGGAGCGCGAAGAACATCAGGCATATAAGGCCTTTCACACAAATGGTCTGGGTCGCCTCGTTCGTGGAGGAACTGGTGAGATCCAATAAGACGAGCACCCTGAGGGACGTGTTCTACTCGGCTCAGGCCTATGAGATGAACTTCGTTGATCAAGCCGAATCGGATAGCATCATCACTGACTTGGAATCGGTCTCGGGCCTCGCGAGGGAGGATTTCAACGTATTCCCGGAGGAGCGGAGCGCCATCTTCGGCGACCTGACGATAGAGTACACGGTCCCGGGGTACGAGGGCCGCAGGCTGAACCTCACCAGCCACCCGGACGGCGTGATGATAGGCCCGGCGCTGACGAACTCGGAGTTCGTCGAATGCGGAGCCGATAAGCTGATAGTCTTGGAGAAGGGCGCGCTGTTCACTAGGTTCATAGAGGAGAAGGTCCACGAGAGGTTCAAGGCGCTCATAATCCAAACCGCCGGTCAAGCCCCGAGATCGACGAGGACCTTGATAAGGAGGCTGAACGAGGAGCTGGGCCTCCCGGTCCTCATCCTCACGGACGGGGATCCTTGGGGAATGCATATAGCGATGGTCATAATCTCCGGATCCGCCAATGCGGCCCACCTCCGGAAGCTCAATACGCCCAATGCCGTATGGGGCGGGGTATGGGCCACGGATATAATCGATTACAAGCTTCCAAGCGATCCCCTGACGGATCTTGATCTGAAGAGGCTGGAGGAGTTGCAGAGGGATCCCCGTTACGGCGACGATCCATGGAAAAGGGAGATAAGGACGTTCTTCAAGATAAGGAGGAAGGCCGAGCAGGAGGCCTTCAGCCGATATGGCCTAACGTACATAGTGGATGAATACCTGCCCAAGAAGCTGGAGCTGATTGAGGGGTCCTGA
- a CDS encoding KH domain-containing protein gives MEGLALVLPRERIPILIGTNGATKSEIEESFGVVLDIDSEEGVVKISPKEGREDPVNLLRARDAVMAIGRGFSPDKALLLRDEDAMLDIIDLREVLGRNENQIRRVKGRVIGEQGKMRRAIEEATGAKISVYGHTIAIIGDYESITFAREAVEMLIKGRQHSTVYKFLSARRRAMKRMGPSRAQGG, from the coding sequence TTGGAAGGCCTCGCGCTGGTATTGCCCCGGGAAAGGATCCCGATCCTCATAGGGACCAATGGAGCGACCAAATCGGAGATAGAGGAATCGTTCGGCGTGGTACTGGATATAGATAGCGAGGAGGGAGTCGTTAAGATATCCCCCAAAGAGGGACGAGAGGACCCGGTGAACCTGCTCAGGGCTAGGGACGCCGTCATGGCGATAGGGAGGGGGTTCTCCCCTGATAAGGCCCTGTTGCTCAGGGATGAGGATGCGATGCTCGACATCATAGACCTGAGGGAGGTCCTCGGTAGGAACGAGAACCAGATCAGGAGGGTTAAGGGCCGTGTGATCGGGGAACAGGGGAAGATGCGGAGGGCCATCGAAGAGGCCACGGGGGCCAAGATATCCGTATATGGGCATACGATTGCCATAATCGGGGATTACGAGAGCATCACCTTTGCTAGGGAGGCGGTGGAAATGCTGATAAAAGGAAGGCAACATTCAACGGTTTATAAGTTCCTGAGCGCCCGCAGGAGGGCCATGAAGAGGATGGGCCCCAGTAGGGCTCAGGGGGGATGA
- a CDS encoding serine protein kinase RIO codes for MEEESLKKLRLRERRYEIDQLMKVKRSEDMETLEEVFDKQTLMTIYKMLNKGLIARIFGVVKAGKEARIYWAKGQGGEDIAVKIYLTSTAEFRKGRLKYIEGDPRFKAVKRSTRALVSLWAQKEFKNLELAHSVGVRVPKPIHVEGNVLLMEFIGDGGVPAPLLKDVPLRAPMRVYKKLIAYMKALYRDAGLVHGDMSEYNVMIWKGEPIIFDLSQAVPKEHPMSESFLRRDISVLNNYFRREYLLELDDEEVFKRIVV; via the coding sequence GTGGAAGAGGAGAGCCTGAAGAAGCTGAGGCTTAGGGAAAGGAGATACGAAATAGACCAGCTGATGAAGGTCAAGAGATCGGAGGATATGGAAACGCTCGAGGAGGTATTCGATAAACAAACCCTGATGACGATATATAAGATGTTGAACAAGGGACTCATCGCTAGGATCTTCGGCGTCGTCAAGGCCGGAAAGGAGGCGAGGATATATTGGGCCAAGGGCCAAGGCGGGGAGGATATCGCCGTGAAGATCTATTTGACTTCGACGGCCGAGTTCCGAAAGGGGAGGCTTAAGTATATAGAGGGGGATCCGAGATTCAAGGCGGTCAAGCGCTCCACGAGGGCGCTCGTCTCGCTATGGGCTCAAAAGGAGTTCAAGAACTTGGAGCTGGCCCATTCGGTTGGTGTGCGGGTCCCCAAACCCATCCATGTGGAGGGGAACGTCTTGCTGATGGAGTTCATAGGCGATGGGGGAGTGCCGGCCCCGCTTTTGAAGGATGTGCCCCTCAGGGCCCCAATGCGCGTTTATAAAAAACTCATAGCCTATATGAAAGCCCTTTATAGGGATGCGGGCCTCGTGCATGGGGACATGAGCGAATATAACGTTATGATATGGAAAGGGGAACCCATCATATTCGACCTCTCCCAAGCAGTCCCCAAGGAGCATCCCATGTCGGAATCGTTCCTGAGGAGGGACATCTCCGTATTGAATAATTACTTCAGGAGGGAGTACCTCTTGGAGCTGGACGATGAGGAGGTTTTCAAACGGATAGTGGTCTGA